A stretch of the Archangium violaceum genome encodes the following:
- a CDS encoding CHAT domain-containing protein, which yields MSEHSVAPSPLELTLHLVSGERTRDTDRFLFQPRDYLRLREEGTSVRASFPWERALEDLASLGSSHPSPNAAQRLGELLRAFLAPLGWAEDEQRLWQALEAHRPVRLTLRLEPAELCVLPWELLTLEPTGQALSDLEGCTLCYERPGTRSFHPPASPSPAGGRILFAWAGDVPAAAHQRALAQACARAGYDFDPGRDVLPQVSIASLERALRACEEPIAALHLLCHGAPSEPGAYGLAWSSPWMDGEPHVVDAAALRAALEPHAERIRMVVLCACRGGDAGLPGNHLGSPARELHRAGLASVVASRLPLSTGGSVTLTRTLYGELLGRHTSLEQALAEARKALRLEGARMDGASLQLYARAGDGPDLRPFIFPPYRGLRPFEPEDHRRYFGREPLRQTLLQRVEAAAEGRFPAFQVIAGASGSGKSSLLRAGLLPTLSPERWELTWVRAGEAGAAEVARSARTTPGKRRLLVVDPLDEAFSRLGEGERMELLSALWEASREPERGSVVLATLRVDYLGRCAEVRLTESGLRLDAVLFEGERLLLVPEMTAGELREAIENPARQQGLMLEEGLTERLLQEVERQPGGLPLLAHALERLWRLREGRWLKHSAYQAMGGVAGALAQELDRLYLELSEEERHQMRRLLVELVDVREGAAPFTGQRVWREQVRPMEERARRAFDTVLGRLVEARVLVLGGEAEGGEVSIEVAHEALLRNWLPLAEWLRDGQARRRKRLELRAGAEAWQAQRESAHAEDYLLRGRRLEDALELQQAHPDELDERVHPFIDASRERAERLAREERRHQERLRDFARLLVADKLRREDPTAALLVLLEVREPEQHLAWTQAALEVLQQPLASAVLRGHRGPVRAAALSADGRWVVTASRDGTARVWRADGTGVPRVLEGHGGEVLTAAFSPDGRRVVTASADRTARVWWVEGGAGPELLAGHMGEVVAAAFSPEGERVVTASRDGTARVWRADGTGVPVVLRGHEQAVVAAAFDRAGERVVTASRDGTARVWHADGRGELAVLPHPGDVRAAVFSPDGSRVATASVDGAVRVWRADGQGEPSVRRSDSGLVNAVAFSPDGGLVASAHADGTVRLWRADGKGEGMRLAGDTGESLSVAFSPDGKWVVTASRDGTARVRRTDGTGAPAELLGHTDEVLSASFSSEGERVVTASRDGSARVWRWRAQPQALTLPRRGGAVQALAFSPRGEHLATAHADGTAVVWWLSGGLDMVLLKGHGAEVRTVAFSPDGERVVTASVDGTARVWRVDGRGEPVVLREHTGRVVTAAFGPEGERVVTASWDGTARVWRADGRGVPVVLQGHTEFLRSAAFSPEGRRVVTASDDGTARVWRADGYSEPVVLRGHTGRVVAAAFSPEGERVVTASDDGTARVWRADGRGEPVVLRGHEQAVVSAEFSPDGARVLTASQDKTVWVWSTEASGEAIVLRGHTARFDPRGTRVVTASGDGTVRVWPADGSGEPLVLAGNGERVTVAAFSPRGDVLAVALNDGSARVWGLGVEALRERLRQMTSASLEVRQRQRYLGERPEEAREAHARDEQERGRGRPAKGET from the coding sequence GTGAGCGAGCACTCCGTGGCCCCCAGCCCGCTGGAGCTCACCCTCCACCTCGTCTCCGGCGAGCGCACGCGAGACACCGACCGCTTCCTCTTCCAGCCGCGGGACTACCTGCGCCTGCGCGAGGAGGGGACCTCCGTGCGCGCCTCCTTTCCCTGGGAGCGTGCCCTGGAGGACCTGGCCAGCCTGGGCTCCAGCCACCCCAGCCCCAACGCCGCCCAGCGGCTCGGCGAGCTGCTGCGCGCCTTCCTCGCGCCACTGGGTTGGGCCGAGGACGAGCAACGGCTGTGGCAGGCCTTGGAGGCCCACCGGCCGGTGCGGCTCACCCTGCGTCTGGAGCCCGCCGAGTTGTGCGTGCTCCCCTGGGAGCTGCTCACGCTGGAGCCCACCGGCCAGGCGCTGAGCGACCTCGAGGGCTGCACCCTTTGCTACGAACGGCCAGGGACGCGGAGCTTCCACCCACCCGCCTCCCCTTCACCCGCCGGAGGCCGCATCCTCTTCGCCTGGGCCGGGGACGTGCCCGCCGCGGCGCACCAGCGCGCCCTCGCCCAGGCCTGCGCCCGCGCCGGGTATGACTTCGACCCGGGCCGCGACGTGCTCCCCCAGGTGAGCATCGCCTCGCTCGAGCGGGCCCTGCGCGCCTGTGAGGAGCCCATCGCCGCGCTCCACCTGCTGTGCCATGGCGCCCCCTCGGAGCCCGGGGCGTATGGCCTCGCCTGGAGCTCCCCGTGGATGGATGGGGAGCCGCACGTGGTGGACGCCGCCGCGCTCCGTGCCGCGCTCGAGCCGCACGCCGAGCGCATCCGCATGGTGGTGCTGTGCGCCTGCCGGGGTGGCGACGCGGGGCTCCCGGGCAACCACCTGGGCAGCCCGGCCCGCGAGCTCCACCGCGCGGGCCTCGCCTCGGTGGTCGCCTCCCGGCTGCCACTCTCCACGGGGGGCTCCGTCACCCTCACCCGCACACTCTATGGCGAGCTGCTCGGGCGCCACACCTCGCTGGAGCAGGCGCTGGCCGAGGCGCGCAAGGCACTGCGGCTCGAGGGGGCTCGAATGGATGGGGCCTCGCTCCAGCTCTACGCTCGCGCCGGGGACGGGCCGGACCTGCGCCCCTTCATCTTCCCGCCCTACCGCGGCCTGCGGCCCTTCGAGCCGGAGGACCACCGGCGCTACTTCGGCCGCGAGCCGCTCCGCCAGACGCTGCTCCAGCGGGTGGAGGCCGCCGCCGAGGGGCGGTTCCCCGCCTTCCAGGTCATCGCCGGCGCCTCCGGGAGCGGCAAGTCCTCACTGCTCCGGGCGGGACTGCTGCCGACGCTGTCCCCCGAGCGCTGGGAACTCACGTGGGTGCGCGCGGGCGAGGCCGGTGCGGCGGAGGTGGCACGTTCGGCGCGGACCACCCCGGGCAAGCGGAGGCTCCTGGTGGTGGACCCGCTGGACGAGGCCTTCTCCCGCCTGGGTGAGGGCGAGCGCATGGAGCTGCTGAGCGCGCTGTGGGAGGCCTCGCGGGAGCCCGAGCGGGGCTCGGTGGTGCTCGCGACGCTGCGGGTGGACTACCTGGGGCGCTGCGCGGAGGTGCGGCTGACGGAGAGTGGGCTCCGGCTGGACGCGGTGCTCTTTGAGGGCGAGCGCCTGCTGCTGGTGCCGGAGATGACGGCGGGTGAGCTGCGCGAGGCCATTGAGAATCCCGCGCGTCAGCAGGGCCTCATGCTGGAGGAAGGGCTGACGGAGCGGCTCCTGCAGGAGGTGGAGCGTCAGCCGGGCGGACTGCCCCTGCTGGCACATGCGCTGGAGCGGCTGTGGCGGCTGCGCGAGGGACGATGGCTCAAACACAGCGCCTACCAGGCCATGGGCGGCGTGGCCGGGGCGCTCGCCCAGGAGCTGGACAGGCTGTACCTGGAGCTGAGCGAGGAGGAGCGACACCAGATGCGTCGGCTCCTGGTGGAGCTGGTGGATGTGCGGGAAGGGGCGGCCCCTTTCACCGGCCAGCGCGTGTGGCGGGAGCAGGTGCGTCCCATGGAGGAGCGGGCGCGCCGCGCCTTCGACACCGTGCTGGGGCGGCTCGTGGAGGCCCGGGTGCTGGTGCTCGGCGGCGAGGCGGAAGGGGGCGAGGTCTCCATCGAGGTGGCCCACGAGGCGCTGCTGCGCAACTGGCTGCCCCTGGCCGAGTGGCTCCGGGACGGACAGGCACGACGGCGCAAGAGACTCGAGCTGCGCGCGGGGGCGGAGGCCTGGCAGGCCCAGCGGGAATCGGCGCATGCGGAGGACTACCTCCTGCGAGGCCGGCGTCTGGAGGACGCCCTGGAGCTCCAGCAGGCCCACCCGGACGAGCTGGACGAGCGGGTGCACCCGTTCATCGACGCGAGCCGGGAGCGGGCGGAGCGCCTGGCACGCGAGGAGCGCAGGCACCAGGAGCGGCTGCGGGATTTCGCCCGGCTGCTCGTGGCGGACAAGCTGCGCAGGGAGGACCCCACTGCGGCCCTGCTGGTGCTGCTGGAGGTGCGTGAGCCCGAACAACACCTGGCGTGGACGCAGGCGGCGTTGGAGGTGCTCCAGCAGCCGCTCGCCTCGGCGGTGCTGCGGGGCCACCGGGGACCGGTGCGCGCGGCGGCGCTCAGCGCGGATGGCAGGTGGGTGGTGACGGCGTCGCGAGACGGGACGGCGCGGGTGTGGCGCGCGGATGGTACGGGCGTGCCGCGAGTGCTCGAGGGGCACGGCGGGGAGGTGCTGACCGCGGCCTTCAGCCCGGATGGGCGGCGGGTGGTGACGGCCTCGGCGGACAGGACGGCGCGGGTGTGGTGGGTGGAGGGGGGCGCGGGCCCGGAGCTGCTCGCGGGGCACATGGGGGAAGTGGTGGCGGCGGCTTTCAGTCCCGAGGGGGAACGGGTGGTGACGGCCTCACGGGATGGGACGGCGCGGGTGTGGCGCGCGGATGGCACCGGGGTGCCCGTGGTGCTCCGGGGCCACGAGCAGGCCGTGGTGGCCGCGGCCTTCGACAGGGCTGGCGAACGGGTGGTGACGGCCTCGCGGGACGGGACGGCGCGGGTGTGGCACGCGGATGGGCGGGGCGAGCTGGCCGTGCTCCCCCATCCTGGCGACGTGCGGGCCGCGGTCTTCAGCCCGGATGGGAGCCGGGTGGCCACGGCCTCGGTGGACGGAGCGGTACGGGTGTGGCGCGCGGATGGGCAGGGGGAGCCCAGCGTGCGGCGGAGCGACTCCGGTCTGGTCAATGCGGTGGCCTTCAGCCCGGATGGAGGGCTGGTGGCGAGCGCGCATGCGGATGGGACGGTGCGCCTGTGGCGGGCGGACGGAAAGGGCGAGGGGATGCGGCTGGCGGGAGACACCGGGGAGTCGCTCTCGGTGGCCTTCAGCCCGGATGGCAAGTGGGTGGTGACGGCCTCGCGGGACGGGACGGCACGGGTGCGGCGTACGGACGGGACCGGTGCGCCCGCGGAGTTGCTGGGGCACACGGATGAGGTGCTGTCCGCGAGCTTCAGCTCGGAAGGGGAGCGCGTGGTGACGGCCTCCCGGGACGGCAGTGCGCGCGTATGGCGATGGCGCGCCCAGCCACAGGCGCTCACCCTGCCTCGCCGAGGGGGCGCGGTGCAGGCCCTGGCCTTCAGCCCTCGGGGGGAGCACCTGGCGACCGCGCATGCGGATGGCACGGCGGTGGTGTGGTGGCTGAGCGGTGGCTTGGACATGGTGCTGCTCAAGGGACATGGGGCCGAGGTGCGAACGGTGGCCTTCAGCCCGGACGGGGAGCGCGTGGTGACGGCCTCGGTGGATGGGACGGCGCGAGTGTGGCGGGTGGATGGCCGAGGCGAGCCGGTGGTGCTCCGAGAGCACACGGGCCGGGTGGTGACAGCGGCGTTCGGCCCGGAGGGGGAGCGCGTGGTGACGGCCTCATGGGATGGGACGGCGCGGGTCTGGCGCGCGGATGGCCGTGGCGTGCCTGTGGTGCTCCAAGGACATACGGAGTTCCTCCGGAGCGCGGCCTTCAGCCCCGAGGGGAGACGCGTGGTGACGGCCTCGGATGATGGGACGGCGCGGGTCTGGCGCGCGGACGGTTACAGCGAGCCGGTGGTGCTCCGAGGACACACGGGCCGGGTGGTGGCGGCGGCTTTCAGTCCGGAGGGAGAACGGGTGGTGACGGCCTCGGATGATGGGACGGCGCGGGTCTGGCGCGCGGACGGCCGGGGTGAACCGGTGGTGCTCAGGGGACATGAGCAGGCGGTGGTGAGCGCGGAGTTCAGCCCGGACGGAGCGCGGGTGTTGACCGCCTCCCAGGACAAAACGGTGTGGGTGTGGTCCACCGAGGCGTCAGGGGAGGCAATCGTGCTCCGAGGACACACCGCGCGGTTCGATCCCCGAGGCACGCGGGTGGTGACGGCCTCGGGGGACGGAACAGTGCGGGTGTGGCCCGCGGATGGCAGCGGCGAGCCCCTGGTGCTCGCCGGTAACGGGGAACGCGTGACGGTGGCGGCCTTCAGTCCTCGGGGGGACGTGCTGGCGGTCGCCCTGAACGATGGCTCCGCGCGGGTGTGGGGTCTGGGGGTGGAAGCGCTGCGCGAGCGCCTGCGCCAGATGACCAGCGCGAGCCTGGAGGTACGGCAGCGCCAGCGTTACCTGGGCGAGCGCCCCGAGGAAGCTCGCGAGGCCCACGCCCGCGACGAGCAGGAGCGGGGGCGGGGGCGCCCGGCCAAGGGGGAGACCTGA
- a CDS encoding AAA-like domain-containing protein produces the protein MARVFISYKRDVTPDQDLAQALYKALKVSHEVFIDTSMLVGEKWVERIDAEIRQADFFIALLSPFSVNSEVALTEIELAHRLQSQRGRPVLLPVRVAYHERLPPPLNGYLSPINWALWEGPEDTPRLLEQFARAMSGGSLAGAGTAPAAPNLPRATAPSESAASALSPPLPSAPLELDATLEGAMDTQSAFYVVRDADTAVTRAVSQKQGTTVTIKGARQMGKSSLLMRGMAAALEAGKRVAYLSFQEFDTPTFSDPDLFFQRFCSSLSDQLELENQVEAYWKKPIGSSQRCGLYMSGHVLRGLDTPLVLGLDEVETLFELPFGTDFFGMLRSWHNNRALPTTPVWKKLSIVLVTSTEPFLFIKNLTQSPFNVGQTVELGDFTAEQVAELNRRHGAPLEPKQERELFALLGGHPYLIRKALYLVASGSLRVADLFTQAAEDRGPFGDHLRHLLFRLGSQPQLKEGLREVLQRNACPDEGVFIRLRSAGLVRQEAASVLPRCELYRRYFRERLHVS, from the coding sequence ATGGCCCGTGTCTTCATCAGCTACAAGCGCGATGTCACGCCGGATCAGGACCTCGCCCAGGCCCTCTACAAGGCGCTCAAGGTCTCCCACGAGGTCTTCATCGATACCTCCATGCTGGTGGGCGAGAAGTGGGTGGAGCGCATCGATGCGGAGATCCGCCAGGCGGACTTCTTCATCGCGCTGCTGTCCCCGTTCTCCGTCAACAGCGAGGTGGCCCTGACGGAGATCGAACTGGCGCACCGGCTGCAGTCGCAGCGGGGCCGCCCGGTCCTGCTCCCCGTCCGGGTCGCGTACCACGAGCGCCTCCCCCCTCCCCTGAACGGATACCTCAGTCCCATCAACTGGGCCCTATGGGAAGGGCCGGAGGACACCCCGCGTCTGCTCGAGCAGTTCGCCAGGGCCATGAGCGGAGGCTCGCTGGCTGGAGCTGGAACCGCACCGGCGGCCCCGAACCTCCCCCGGGCCACGGCGCCGTCCGAGTCCGCCGCGTCCGCCCTGTCGCCCCCCCTGCCGTCAGCACCGCTCGAGCTGGATGCAACCCTCGAGGGGGCCATGGACACGCAGTCGGCCTTCTATGTGGTGCGGGACGCCGATACCGCGGTGACGAGGGCCGTCTCACAGAAGCAGGGCACCACCGTCACCATCAAGGGCGCGCGGCAGATGGGCAAGAGCTCGCTGCTCATGCGGGGCATGGCCGCCGCGCTCGAGGCCGGCAAGCGCGTGGCCTACCTCTCGTTCCAGGAGTTCGACACCCCGACCTTCTCCGACCCGGATCTCTTCTTCCAACGCTTCTGCAGCTCCCTGAGTGATCAGCTCGAGCTGGAGAACCAGGTGGAGGCCTATTGGAAGAAGCCCATTGGCAGCAGCCAGCGCTGCGGGCTGTACATGAGCGGCCATGTCCTGCGCGGGCTGGACACCCCCCTGGTGCTGGGGCTGGACGAGGTGGAGACCCTCTTCGAGCTGCCCTTCGGCACGGACTTCTTCGGCATGCTGCGCAGCTGGCACAACAACCGCGCGCTGCCGACCACGCCCGTCTGGAAGAAGCTCAGCATCGTCCTGGTGACCTCGACCGAACCCTTCCTGTTCATCAAGAACCTGACGCAGTCCCCCTTCAACGTGGGGCAGACGGTGGAGTTGGGCGACTTCACCGCGGAACAGGTGGCGGAGCTCAACCGGCGGCATGGCGCGCCGCTGGAACCGAAGCAGGAGCGGGAGCTCTTCGCCCTGCTGGGAGGGCACCCCTACCTGATCCGCAAGGCGCTGTACCTGGTGGCCAGCGGCAGCCTGCGCGTGGCGGACCTTTTCACCCAGGCGGCGGAGGACCGGGGGCCATTCGGAGACCACCTGCGCCACCTGCTCTTCCGGCTGGGCAGCCAGCCGCAACTCAAGGAGGGGCTGCGCGAGGTGCTGCAACGCAACGCCTGCCCGGATGAGGGCGTGTTCATCCGGCTGAGGAGCGCGGGGCTGGTGCGGCAGGAGGCGGCCTCCGTGCTGCCGCGCTGCGAGCTGTACCGGCGCTACTTCCGTGAACGGCTGCACGTGAGCTGA